The following are encoded together in the Methanobrevibacter oralis genome:
- a CDS encoding Mur ligase family protein has translation MKAAVIGLGVEGKKAVKSFLKHGWEVYATDLNSNIDLSDLELPIAPIDLINDEQSISIVSEKFTVDLGFSNSYAIEKCDAIAISPSMFGGAFADRLLKDGNLVCDVVDSHKKIFTIGITGTNGKTTTVHMLKSILENAGKKVLVGGNGGGGFSGYYDLILEASEGDYDVLLVEVCDMTLNFCDYCFDFDMIGLTNIGNDHMDVHKTIANYKDSLVKFFSGKTIFTAFNQDFNSDFKSAAIKTIPFFEYNDEIKLVGKFNLLNAGLATAIARELKVSKGIIRETLTDFKAIRGRLDVYKINNASVYVGKTDNSDALESILSEMDFYAIFIGTPRANEKHRLDILDAAVKYNPEVIVLFPGLDDTLDVALYRINSLGYGGTILTVNSLDEIIELVAEYSHEDAILIGGNGQKAITDIQERIKLISEKL, from the coding sequence ATGAAAGCTGCAGTTATTGGTTTGGGAGTAGAGGGTAAAAAAGCTGTTAAATCTTTTCTAAAACATGGTTGGGAAGTTTATGCAACTGATTTAAATAGTAATATTGATTTATCTGATTTAGAATTGCCTATTGCACCAATTGATTTAATAAATGATGAACAAAGTATTTCAATTGTATCTGAAAAATTTACTGTTGATTTGGGATTTTCTAATTCTTATGCAATTGAAAAATGTGATGCAATAGCTATTAGTCCTAGTATGTTTGGAGGAGCTTTTGCTGATAGATTACTTAAAGATGGAAATTTAGTGTGTGATGTTGTAGATTCACATAAAAAGATTTTTACTATTGGTATTACTGGAACTAATGGGAAAACAACTACTGTTCATATGTTAAAAAGTATTTTAGAAAATGCTGGTAAGAAGGTTCTTGTTGGTGGAAATGGTGGTGGAGGTTTTTCAGGGTATTATGATTTAATTCTAGAAGCTAGTGAAGGAGATTACGATGTTTTATTAGTTGAAGTTTGTGATATGACTTTAAATTTCTGTGATTATTGTTTTGATTTTGATATGATTGGGCTTACTAATATTGGTAATGATCATATGGATGTTCACAAAACGATAGCTAATTATAAAGATTCTCTTGTTAAGTTTTTTTCAGGAAAAACAATTTTCACTGCTTTTAATCAAGATTTTAATAGTGATTTTAAGTCTGCAGCTATTAAAACAATTCCTTTTTTTGAATATAATGATGAAATTAAATTGGTTGGTAAGTTTAACTTACTTAACGCTGGTTTAGCAACAGCTATTGCTCGTGAGTTGAAAGTTTCTAAAGGAATTATTAGAGAAACTTTGACAGATTTTAAGGCTATTCGTGGTCGTTTAGATGTGTATAAAATTAATAACGCTTCTGTTTATGTTGGAAAAACAGATAATTCTGATGCTTTAGAATCTATTTTATCTGAAATGGATTTTTATGCAATATTTATTGGAACTCCAAGAGCTAATGAGAAACATAGATTGGATATTTTAGATGCAGCTGTTAAATATAATCCTGAAGTTATTGTATTGTTTCCAGGTTTAGATGATACTTTAGACGTGGCATTATACAGAATTAACTCTTTAGGTTATGGTGGTACAATTTTGACAGTTAATTCTCTTGATGAGATTATTGAACTTGTTGCAGAGTATTCTCATGAAGACGCAATTTTAATTGGTGGAAATGGTCAAAAAGCTATTACGGATATTCAAGAGAGAATTAAGCTAATTTCTGAAAAATTATGA
- a CDS encoding DUF4012 domain-containing protein, with protein sequence MNRRKKLIIAIIIVSLIGVAAVIASTFFAGPSLDLGDKNILVLASDKNEQPGGGLDMAFMVHLENGTLKNYTPIYPGGMTHPTKGALGNLKGPMYLHDSLWDGPQKGMQYAKEIVEANTGMHADAVVIVYDVGLDAIIDSIRPFKVDGVETNLTATDIIRENDAYQGYGGDRSIVKGNMSRSDAVLVLVKALSDAAKDPNKKSTMIKTSLDEYSKGNIVMTPEGSFVRLLSTKGFESIV encoded by the coding sequence ATGAATAGACGGAAAAAACTTATTATAGCAATCATTATTGTGAGTCTTATTGGTGTAGCTGCAGTAATAGCTAGTACATTTTTCGCTGGTCCTAGTTTAGATTTAGGTGATAAAAATATTTTAGTTTTAGCTAGTGATAAAAATGAACAGCCAGGTGGAGGTTTGGACATGGCATTTATGGTTCATTTGGAAAATGGAACTCTAAAAAATTACACTCCAATATATCCTGGTGGAATGACTCATCCTACAAAAGGAGCTTTAGGAAATCTTAAAGGACCAATGTATCTTCATGATTCTCTATGGGACGGACCTCAAAAAGGTATGCAATATGCAAAAGAAATTGTGGAAGCTAATACTGGAATGCATGCTGATGCTGTAGTGATTGTATATGATGTTGGATTAGATGCTATTATAGATTCTATTAGACCATTTAAAGTTGATGGGGTTGAAACTAATCTTACTGCAACAGATATCATAAGAGAAAATGATGCTTATCAAGGTTATGGTGGTGATAGGAGCATTGTTAAAGGAAACATGTCTAGATCCGATGCAGTACTTGTATTAGTTAAAGCATTATCTGATGCTGCTAAAGATCCTAATAAAAAAAGCACCATGATTAAAACATCTTTAGATGAATATTCTAAAGGAAATATTGTAATGACTCCTGAGGGTTCTTTTGTAAGATTATTGTCTACAAAAGGGTTTGAAAGTATTGTATGA
- a CDS encoding DUF169 domain-containing protein, translating to MGLENNKKYYEVLNSKVNLTSKPVAIKLINSKEDVPEGISLLNDKIRHCEMVKNASLGEKFYTTIDQHLCLGGAGAIGLRDMPPKLANGEKYLSLGRFKDLETAKSLTKELSIVEDKRWGIMYAPLDEADFEADVIQIITEPVNGMILAQSIVYSSGTKVEATFAGIQSLCGDTFSKPYNDKSINFTLGCDGSRKAAKIQDNEMIIGISKDKIDEVIFGLESMS from the coding sequence ATGGGCTTAGAAAATAATAAAAAATATTATGAGGTACTTAATAGTAAAGTTAATTTAACATCTAAACCAGTAGCTATTAAACTAATTAATAGCAAGGAGGATGTTCCAGAAGGGATTAGTCTACTTAACGATAAAATAAGACACTGCGAAATGGTTAAAAATGCATCTTTAGGTGAAAAATTCTACACAACTATCGACCAACATTTATGTTTAGGTGGAGCTGGAGCTATTGGTCTTAGAGACATGCCTCCAAAACTAGCTAATGGAGAAAAATATTTGTCATTAGGTAGATTTAAAGATTTAGAAACCGCTAAAAGTCTTACCAAAGAGCTTTCAATTGTTGAAGATAAAAGATGGGGAATAATGTATGCTCCCTTAGATGAAGCTGACTTTGAAGCTGATGTAATCCAAATCATCACTGAACCTGTTAATGGAATGATTTTAGCTCAAAGTATCGTATATTCTTCTGGTACTAAGGTTGAAGCAACTTTTGCAGGTATTCAATCTTTATGTGGTGATACTTTCTCAAAACCATACAATGATAAAAGCATTAACTTTACATTAGGTTGTGATGGTTCTAGAAAAGCTGCCAAAATCCAAGATAATGAAATGATTATTGGAATTAGTAAAGATAAAATTGATGAAGTTATTTTTGGCTTAGAATCAATGTCTTAG
- a CDS encoding metallophosphoesterase family protein, whose translation MKFAHLADTHLGYRQFGLIEREKDFYEVFEKVIDKIIEEKVDFVIHSGDLFESAKPSPIALLIFQKGLLKLKGAGIPMYAIAGNHDMVMRSGAIPPQVIFKKLGLKVISPINTNYMHDDVFIAGLPYYPASQNKSLKSKLAELSKKADNHKKSILVLHQGIDKYFNLSYELEIGDIPDNFDYYALGHLHKYINDDFGEGKLVYPGSSEIWKTDELKEYKEKGKGFVVVDLDGAKPRIKRVKIDIPREFINRSLDFKNLESGIEGIKETIKDFDKKPILNLTIKDVDSDVASVYEKINEELGDLSLMIRPEFKMIGEDNIDDIIIQSDSLGPKELIVDKLKEFDNENVTKLAIDLYEYLSKDKLYESEELINQFFHEHYRSSENVVEDENTPKEDVQVTFKEVLE comes from the coding sequence ATGAAATTTGCACATTTAGCTGATACTCATTTAGGTTATCGTCAATTTGGCTTAATTGAACGTGAAAAAGACTTTTATGAAGTATTTGAAAAGGTTATAGATAAAATTATTGAAGAAAAGGTTGATTTTGTAATACATAGTGGTGATTTATTTGAATCTGCAAAACCATCTCCAATTGCACTTTTAATATTCCAAAAAGGATTGCTTAAGTTAAAAGGTGCAGGTATTCCTATGTATGCAATTGCTGGAAATCATGATATGGTTATGCGTAGTGGAGCAATTCCACCACAAGTTATTTTTAAAAAATTAGGTTTAAAAGTAATAAGTCCTATTAATACAAATTATATGCATGATGATGTATTTATTGCAGGTTTACCATATTATCCGGCTTCTCAGAATAAATCATTAAAAAGTAAATTAGCAGAATTATCTAAAAAAGCAGATAATCATAAAAAATCTATTTTAGTTTTACATCAAGGAATTGATAAATATTTCAATTTAAGCTATGAATTAGAAATTGGGGATATTCCTGATAATTTTGATTATTATGCTTTGGGACATCTTCATAAATATATTAATGATGATTTTGGAGAAGGTAAATTAGTTTATCCAGGTTCTAGTGAAATTTGGAAAACTGATGAATTAAAAGAATATAAAGAAAAAGGTAAAGGTTTTGTTGTTGTTGATTTAGATGGAGCTAAACCTCGCATTAAAAGAGTTAAAATTGATATTCCAAGGGAATTCATAAATAGATCTCTAGATTTTAAGAATTTAGAAAGTGGAATTGAAGGAATTAAAGAAACAATAAAAGATTTTGATAAAAAACCTATTTTAAACTTAACAATAAAGGATGTTGATTCTGATGTTGCTTCTGTTTATGAAAAAATTAATGAAGAGCTTGGTGATTTGTCTTTAATGATTAGACCTGAATTTAAAATGATTGGGGAAGATAATATTGATGATATTATTATTCAAAGTGATTCATTAGGTCCTAAAGAACTTATTGTAGATAAATTAAAAGAATTTGATAATGAAAATGTCACTAAATTAGCTATTGATTTATATGAGTATCTTTCTAAGGATAAATTATATGAATCCGAGGAGTTAATCAATCAATTTTTCCATGAACATTATAGATCAAGTGAAAATGTTGTTGAAGATGAAAATACACCAAAAGAAGATGTTCAAGTAACATTTAAAGAGGTTTTAGAATGA
- a CDS encoding AAA family ATPase, with product MIFTKLKLNNFKSYKNQTINFDEGISVIVGENGAGKSTILEAISFALFKQHTAKKIDDLVRNNSNEMSVELEFLSNARMYKIVRSKTKSKLKSSIYKKASAETDFVHICTGDKEVSNEILQILDIDSDLFLNAIYIRQGEIAELVDKTASEKKQLIGKLLGLDSLERSWKNFLQFINSYENQLSELKGKLYSSETLIEDLNLKNAELRDLKDRGHNLEAQISEVDELLKSSVEDKRTMEREKEIYETQMNNLKSEQNTLNVLERDKKVVQENLDEIKNAEEEITRLDKYVSKLDVYLDFEKSVTSIQRLKEDEDNIEETLKSISKQKSMITDKKEDYNNYLACEEEINKLTNQKNNFEKELASITRLEQDKKSLLKNIENDRNEIEDFFSRSKDKLQDNGLSQEILAEISEFIQLEEANNDLINEISSKIEDLSKDIITKNENIVSFKQNIKAAEKPLEELNDVENKCPVCQSDIDDKKKFELIEGYSLEIENNKKLISENEENVRLLTKNKSSFNEKLDLLQNLSKDIIEYKHKFSNLEKDLVKLSDIDESLEAKEYTTNKLGEIIILIDKQKTNRENFRESHERYIQAQGALEVLGSETESQYKLKQIRNEIDNHVKNIKLAIEQDPHLSGDISTVELQNRITDLKDKKEKYNQLKGFVQNKNSLTSQFDAIKEDIGVCLNQIEIIQNKIDASSYDGDKFEQVIYRFEMYGRRRETFNNELSGIKGRARELIATVKNLKEKIETSNKFQQEYDDISDYLFLLNHIRELYSKNGIQKDLRNISRPLIQQYTKQFFNEFNFNYSDLTLDDEYNVIVYGPEGESSISMVSGGEKIAIALALRLGITQAMAKGDLDTILLDEPTIHLDSSRRHELINLLKDMTLLPQMIIVTHESQLENAADNLIKVEKINGISKVIT from the coding sequence ATGATTTTCACTAAATTAAAGTTAAACAATTTTAAATCCTATAAAAATCAAACAATCAATTTTGATGAAGGAATCAGTGTTATTGTAGGTGAAAATGGTGCTGGAAAATCTACAATTTTAGAAGCTATTAGCTTTGCATTATTTAAACAGCACACAGCTAAAAAAATTGATGATCTAGTTAGAAATAATTCAAATGAAATGAGTGTTGAATTGGAATTTTTATCTAATGCAAGAATGTATAAAATTGTTCGTAGTAAAACCAAGTCTAAATTAAAATCATCGATTTATAAAAAAGCTTCTGCTGAAACAGACTTTGTTCACATATGTACTGGGGATAAGGAAGTATCTAATGAAATTTTACAGATTTTAGATATTGATTCTGATTTGTTTTTAAACGCAATTTATATAAGACAAGGTGAAATTGCGGAATTAGTTGATAAAACAGCTTCTGAGAAAAAACAACTGATAGGTAAGTTATTAGGTTTAGATTCATTAGAAAGATCTTGGAAAAATTTTTTACAATTTATTAATTCATATGAAAATCAACTTTCCGAACTTAAAGGTAAGCTTTATTCATCAGAAACTTTAATTGAAGATCTTAATTTGAAAAATGCAGAATTAAGAGATCTTAAAGATAGAGGGCATAATCTTGAGGCTCAAATATCTGAAGTTGATGAATTATTAAAGAGTTCTGTTGAAGATAAAAGAACAATGGAACGAGAAAAAGAAATCTATGAGACTCAAATGAATAATTTAAAATCCGAACAAAATACACTTAATGTTTTAGAAAGGGATAAAAAAGTTGTTCAAGAGAATTTAGATGAAATTAAAAATGCTGAAGAAGAAATTACAAGATTAGATAAGTATGTTTCTAAATTAGACGTTTATCTTGATTTTGAAAAATCTGTAACAAGTATTCAAAGACTAAAAGAAGATGAGGATAATATAGAAGAAACTTTAAAATCTATTTCTAAACAAAAATCCATGATTACTGATAAAAAAGAAGATTATAATAATTATTTAGCATGTGAAGAAGAAATTAATAAATTAACAAATCAAAAAAATAATTTTGAAAAAGAATTAGCTTCTATTACTAGACTTGAACAAGATAAAAAAAGTCTCCTTAAAAATATAGAAAATGATAGAAATGAGATTGAAGACTTTTTTTCAAGATCTAAAGATAAATTACAAGATAATGGATTATCTCAAGAGATATTGGCTGAAATTAGTGAATTTATTCAACTTGAAGAAGCTAATAATGATTTAATTAATGAAATTAGTTCAAAAATAGAAGATTTATCTAAAGATATTATTACTAAAAATGAGAATATTGTTAGTTTTAAACAAAACATTAAAGCTGCTGAAAAACCTTTAGAAGAATTGAATGATGTAGAGAATAAATGTCCTGTATGTCAGTCTGATATTGATGATAAAAAGAAATTTGAATTAATTGAAGGCTATTCATTAGAAATTGAAAATAATAAAAAGTTAATTTCTGAAAATGAAGAGAATGTACGTTTATTAACTAAAAATAAAAGTAGTTTTAATGAAAAACTAGACTTACTTCAAAATTTATCAAAAGATATTATTGAATACAAACATAAATTCAGTAATTTAGAAAAAGACTTAGTTAAACTTTCTGATATTGATGAGAGTCTTGAAGCTAAGGAATACACTACAAACAAACTTGGTGAAATTATCATTTTAATTGATAAACAAAAAACCAATCGTGAAAATTTCAGAGAATCTCATGAGAGATATATCCAAGCTCAGGGTGCTTTAGAAGTATTAGGTAGTGAAACAGAATCACAATATAAGCTTAAACAAATTAGAAATGAAATTGATAATCATGTTAAAAATATTAAATTAGCTATTGAACAAGATCCTCATTTAAGTGGAGATATTAGCACGGTTGAACTTCAAAATCGTATAACTGATTTAAAAGATAAAAAAGAAAAATATAATCAGCTTAAAGGTTTTGTTCAAAATAAAAATTCTTTAACTTCACAATTTGATGCTATTAAAGAAGATATTGGGGTTTGTCTTAATCAGATTGAAATTATTCAAAATAAAATTGATGCATCATCATATGATGGTGATAAGTTTGAACAAGTGATTTATCGTTTTGAAATGTATGGAAGACGCAGAGAAACCTTTAACAATGAACTTTCAGGAATTAAAGGAAGAGCTAGAGAATTAATAGCTACAGTTAAGAATTTAAAAGAAAAAATTGAAACTAGTAACAAATTCCAACAAGAATATGATGATATTTCAGATTATTTGTTTTTATTAAATCATATTAGGGAATTATATAGTAAAAATGGTATTCAAAAGGATTTAAGAAATATTTCAAGACCTTTAATCCAACAATACACTAAACAATTCTTTAATGAATTTAATTTTAATTATTCTGATTTAACATTAGATGATGAGTACAATGTAATTGTTTATGGACCAGAAGGAGAATCTTCAATTAGTATGGTTAGTGGTGGTGAGAAAATAGCTATTGCTCTTGCTTTAAGATTAGGTATTACTCAAGCAATGGCAAAAGGTGATTTAGATACTATTTTACTAGATGAACCTACAATTCATTTAGATAGTTCAAGAAGACATGAATTAATTAATTTATTAAAAGACATGACATTACTACCACAAATGATTATTGTAACTCATGAATCTCAACTTGAAAATGCAGCAGATAATTTAATAAAAGTTGAAAAAATAAATGGAATTTCTAAAGTAATAACCTAA
- a CDS encoding PD-(D/E)XK nuclease family protein: MKLSTRSKSYMIPEYNLTGDLLSFLTCNLQYRYQNKGTLPPSMPVQLWFGEFIHGVMEEAFLKWKHEKIPFPWDWKKDIRPIEDMIDLRLQVRGLYPPEEHFFTINHPDVNMQIEDLDERNHKKLASARAEKAINIWGPHLFPLIDSAELLIKGLREMPNYDENTSRSNYYGINGVIDVLSSIKINKTKKQSTLDNYNNRILEFLKKDPEFQKKIDEINEEDEYEIIIDYKGMKRPPMNYEKSDNKSWLQHEWQIQTYSWLRSKQEDSKPIIAGVIFYLNELVPSKEDLFAIQQDLHTNLTDIPRNENEYKKDIELIENWDEDLKVPELSEKFKIDRSIRIININEIEREKALKEFDNVVANIENSLIKEIKGCNIQDSWKANADERTCNACDFKTFCKKHKAKNKDFNIP; this comes from the coding sequence ATGAAATTATCAACAAGATCAAAATCATATATGATTCCAGAATATAACTTAACTGGAGATTTATTATCATTTTTAACCTGCAATCTTCAATATAGATATCAAAATAAAGGTACATTACCACCTTCAATGCCCGTGCAACTCTGGTTTGGGGAATTTATACACGGAGTGATGGAAGAAGCTTTTTTAAAATGGAAACATGAAAAAATACCATTTCCATGGGACTGGAAAAAAGACATTCGTCCAATTGAAGATATGATTGATTTAAGGTTACAAGTAAGAGGATTATACCCCCCTGAAGAACATTTTTTTACAATTAATCATCCTGATGTAAACATGCAAATCGAAGATCTGGATGAAAGAAACCATAAAAAATTAGCTAGCGCAAGAGCAGAAAAAGCAATTAACATATGGGGACCTCACTTATTCCCTTTAATTGATTCAGCAGAGCTTTTAATCAAAGGTCTACGTGAAATGCCTAATTATGATGAAAATACAAGTAGATCTAATTATTATGGTATTAATGGAGTTATAGATGTATTAAGTTCAATTAAAATAAATAAAACAAAAAAACAAAGTACTTTAGATAATTATAATAATAGAATCCTTGAATTTCTCAAAAAAGACCCTGAATTTCAAAAGAAAATTGACGAGATAAATGAAGAAGATGAATATGAAATAATAATAGATTATAAAGGAATGAAAAGACCTCCTATGAATTATGAAAAAAGTGATAATAAATCTTGGCTTCAACATGAATGGCAAATACAAACCTATTCCTGGCTTAGATCCAAACAAGAAGATTCAAAACCTATTATAGCAGGAGTAATATTTTATTTAAATGAATTAGTTCCTTCAAAAGAAGATTTATTTGCAATTCAACAAGATTTACACACTAACCTAACAGATATTCCAAGAAATGAAAATGAATATAAAAAAGATATTGAATTAATTGAAAATTGGGATGAAGATTTAAAAGTACCTGAGCTATCAGAAAAATTTAAAATTGATAGATCAATTAGAATAATCAATATTAATGAAATAGAACGTGAAAAAGCTTTAAAAGAATTTGATAACGTTGTAGCAAATATTGAAAATTCACTAATTAAAGAAATTAAAGGTTGTAATATACAAGATTCCTGGAAAGCTAATGCTGATGAGAGAACTTGTAATGCATGTGATTTTAAAACTTTTTGTAAAAAACATAAAGCAAAAAACAAAGATTTTAACATTCCTTAA
- a CDS encoding nucleotidyltransferase family protein — MSISCVITAAGKNSRMRKDLISRNLDLKNKLILPFKDKTVLETTIDNALSANIDECIVVLGHYCDEIKEVVFNNYKDSVKFIENNPHDVGLSTSLFNGLANCKYEFALCITADQPTVTTDTFNELIKISQNSDNPSKTIAILRRQNHGLLDSAEGLGMPFVGHRINLMNYLKNKNDNLNPILRKMFDDDYTFYGIKEKNEKELLNINHYNDYLKLLK; from the coding sequence ATGTCAATTTCTTGTGTTATTACAGCGGCTGGAAAAAATTCCAGAATGAGAAAAGATTTAATTTCTCGAAATTTAGATTTAAAAAATAAACTTATTCTTCCTTTTAAAGATAAAACAGTTTTAGAGACAACAATTGATAATGCATTATCTGCAAATATAGATGAGTGTATTGTGGTACTTGGACATTATTGTGATGAAATAAAAGAAGTTGTTTTCAATAATTATAAAGATTCTGTAAAGTTTATAGAAAATAATCCTCACGATGTAGGTTTATCAACTTCTCTTTTTAATGGTTTAGCTAATTGTAAATATGAATTTGCATTATGCATTACAGCAGACCAACCAACAGTTACAACAGATACATTTAATGAACTTATTAAAATAAGTCAAAATTCAGATAATCCTTCAAAAACAATAGCTATTTTAAGAAGACAAAATCATGGTTTACTTGATTCTGCAGAAGGATTAGGAATGCCTTTTGTAGGTCATAGAATTAATTTAATGAATTATTTAAAAAACAAAAACGATAATTTAAATCCAATTTTAAGAAAAATGTTTGATGATGATTATACTTTTTATGGAATAAAAGAAAAAAATGAAAAAGAATTGTTAAATATTAATCATTATAATGATTATTTAAAGCTATTAAAATGA